From Osmerus mordax isolate fOsmMor3 chromosome 7, fOsmMor3.pri, whole genome shotgun sequence:
TGTACACAGGACTTGACCAAATGGAGAGACATGCACTGGACTATTGATATAATTGTGGGCTTGTTTCTGATTTTGAAAAATTATACAACTAAAACTTCTCAGAGGATTCTTAAACCGTGGACGCCTTCTTCATGTGGCTCAGAGAAGACTGAAAAATATCAAGTGGACATCTTCCTGTTTGTATAAAACACGAATGCCTGTTTTACTTTCTTTATAAACAAAACACATGTTGCAGATGCCACTATTTTTACAAAGGAATTGTGAATTGGATTCATAATGTACAGTGGATGAACTTAAGTCAAGAAAGGAAAAATATATTCCTACTCATGGTGTTTTtttattaacgtgtgtgtgtgtgtgtcagtgagttaGCGTGTGCGCTTGTTTGTTTAAAGTATGGGAGCGAAAAAGAGAAGAAGATGATGACAGATTACAGTAATAGAAGATGATCTCAAAAGAATGGTCTCATTGTATGGCTTGGAATGATGATAAAATATATAGTGAGATGTCCTATGAATGCAAGGGACTGCAACTGATGGGCAGGTTCAGGTAGACTACAGACAATGATTAAGAGTGAAAAATAAACTGAAAACCCTATCTTGTGCATTGTAGGAGGTCCCATGAGATTCATTTTGGCCCCAATGATGATGTATTCAATAGAGCTGAATCAAATCAAGTTGGTAAACAACCCAACACATTTGTTCGAAAAATTACTCTCTAGGGAATGCATCCCAAGTATTTTGGTGTTTCATTAGACATTTCTTAATATTCAGCACTCCAGAACCTAAATAATTCAACCATTCCAATGGCTGCCCCCTTAACATACTAGAGTGCATATTTAAAAAGTGAAACATGGTCAATTATTTCAGATATGACGTTATTTTCTATAGTCTTGTTTCTGTACAGTATAATTGAAGTGGTTATTTTGTCCACACATCAATAAAGAGTCTACTTTTGCTGCATTTGGATCCCACTGTCAATGCACTTTCATTTCTGGCTTACATTTGACGACACTGGAAATAATACAGGTTACATGTAAAATATTACATTTGAGAGAGAAAACCTTGTACAATTATGTTGGAATACACaaattataatattttgaaaATCTGTTAGTCTGGAAAGGCAGTTATAGTTATATATAAACCTTTAATGCTACTTAAATGTCTTCACAAAAAGAGTGTATTATCACTCAGCTGTGGGTATTCTACCTTTGGATAATAAGGTATTTAAAAATATTCATAAAACCGAATCAAGTATGGGTTCATAACACTGAATAGTACAAACTAGCTGTTGatattataaatacattagCAACCAACTGCTGGATTGATAATTTTGAAAGATTATTTCTGATATAATCAAATCAGACTTACAGTTACAATAACTTTATAGGGTAACTTATGGAGTTAACAATTATTTGGTCAAAAAGCTAAAGCTCTGCACACCAGGGCTCCCTGGTTGTAAGATGTTTTATATCAGAACATGTAAACAAAACCAAACTACACAACCGTTTTAACATTACAGTAGGCTAGGGTTTATTCAATGTACGTGTATAATAAATATATTAATCTGCAGTCATTTCATCTAGAATGAAACACAAACTAGCATATAGAAcacataaaatacacacactttAGACACGCATAATGTTTCATTACAGTAACATCACTTTTCTCAGTCTTTTTCTGTGTTGTTTTACAGTGAATTTGATATGCCAGTACTAATTTAGTTCGATCTGTGATTTAGTGCCATGCACATCATACCAACCCATGACACACTGAGGAATGCTTAATAGGCAAAGATTAAGGGACTGGTAAGATTTAAGGAAATAAGGCTGTCAGGTCACTCATTACTGCTTCTTAACTGTTACATAACAGGTTAGCTAGCGCCCCAACAGTCTGACAGAACAGGTTATGCAATAAACATAGTGAAGGAATTGCCTTTGAAAGATAACATTTCATGCTGCACATATGTGCACACCAGGTTAAGTTGACATCTTAATAGTACAAGCCCTGGCACATGCATGTTTCTCCGGGTTAGTGTTCTTCAGTTTGCAAAGACACAGCTGTTGCATGTAGAAGTGTTTACCTACGCAGAAGTCCTAATATTACCAACACCCTTGACAATAAGCCAACATAAAAATGTCAGGTTGTAACTGTCCATTAATGCTGCCTCAGCAGTCTAGTACGTAAGAACTAAGTGTTGGATGGACAAGAGCTTTATCAGTAGTTGTTTCCCGAGCATGGAACCATTTGGTTGGTGGACTACTTCTGCTCACGCCTCCAAATGATGACCATGCCTGTAGAGTCAGCAGAGGCCAGCAGACTCTCATCACAGTTGAAGCTGACATCTAGCACTGGCCCTCCATGGCCCTGCAGCTTGTTCACTATGGCCTTGGTGTTGCGTTCCACGTCAAAGAAGTACACACAGGCATCCTCACTGCCAGTCACTGAGACAGACATGGAGTTCATGAGAAGACAAGGTAGAGGGGAGtggaaagagggaaaaaaagagtaaGAATATAAGCAGACTAAAACCTGACAAAAACATGGAAAAAGGTTAGTTGTAAGGATGGTTTTATGTTCAAATAAAGATGAATATATGACTGTGACAGAGTGTGCTGACTATGTAGTAATAAGGATCTCAAAGAATGAAGCTATCGATGAAGAATCAATCTAAATCTTAGCAGGGCGTAGGACAGCATGACTAAAACCTCCTACCGACACAGGCACCCTGTCTGAAGGACATGAGAGGGCAGAAGATGctgtggaggggctgggagccATGCTGGATGGGGAAACTTCTCTTCAGCTGCAGAGTGCCCTCGTTGTCCACCACTCTGTAGATAGCAGCACAACACCCAAATCATTCGAATCCAAAAGTAACACTTCCCAACCTGGGAAATACGACTGATTCAGGAATTCCTTTCTATGCGTTCTTTAACAAAGGGCCACCATTGACCCCTCTTAGACACTGACCTGTAGAGTAACAGCTTGTTGACACAGGCGTTCACGAGCAGAGAGGGGTCCCGCGCCTCGCGACTGATCCATGAGCGGGCTGATATACTGCAGATGGAGCTGCCCTCACTCACCACCAGACGCTTGGCCTTGGTCAGCTTCCCTGTGTGGGTAGAAGGGTCCCATCTGTTTCATAGATCCTAGCATACTGACAGGCTACTCATGTAGCACTTTACCTAGAGTATGATTTGATACACTGGGGTGTTTGGTCTATGTACCTGTGGCCATGTCGAACAGGAAAGAGAAGATACTGCCTCTGTCATCTCCAGCCCAAAGGATTTTCCCCGGGGCATCAAAGGACATAGACAGCACCCGACCTGTCAGTTTACTGGACCCACCCTTAACCTTCTTTCCAGTGGAGATGTTGACCACCTGCAGCAGGTGCTTACTGCTTCCCACCTGCACAACACAACAAAGACCGACCATAGATGGTAGTTACAGACTGTGGTCAGAGCAGCATAGAGAGAACTAAAAAgttcttgtcccaagaatttcagtgcccagtctgaccttgtgttgttctgtgcacctgataATAAAAACGTGAAACTCGAGAACAGGGGCTACAGCTGTAGATTTGTTACTCACAACAGTCAGGTTGTTGTTCATGGGCTGGAAGGTGCAGCAGAGGAGCTCGCTGGCCTCAGGGTCTCGGACCTCTCTGATGCACCGGCCGTCCTCTGTGTTCCAGATACGCAGAGTCCCGTCCAGAGATGTGGACACTATTATGTCATTACTGAGGGACCAGGCGAAGTCAGTGACGGGGCCGCCATGGCCTTTCAAAGTGACCTTCACGCTGGGAGGAGACGGGGACAAGGTCATGATGGAAAGCGTGCCGTCCAGTGAGCAGCAGGCCAGCAGGTGCTTGTCATCGTTGGCAAACTGCAGCCGAGGGACTAGAGAAAACAACCATATAAATTACAGGATGTTTCTGTTTCACTCGTGTTTTTTTTCCCTTGTCTTGAACCCATATACTCCCTTCTCCTCACCAGCAGAGTCCACATGTTGGTCAAATATGTGATGCATGCCAGCAAAAGCATAATTTTCACTCAGAGTGGTGTCTCCAGCCATGGCCCGGCTGGCCTCTGCCACCGAGGTGGGAACCAAGCTGCCTGGAGGCCTGTAAGCACAAACCAACCCAAGCACAATTTCAATGGCATGTCATTAATCGTAACTGAACTAGGAAACAGATGTGATTGAAGAAAGTGTCTGTAGCTCTCTGGCTCTATGTGAATTGGGGTGGAGAGTGAGGAAGGTTCCTTGGTACCTCTCATCATAGACTGCCCTGTTCATCTGGGCCTGTAGCTGGTAGGAGCCTCTGCTGACAGAACGCCTGTGGCCACGAGCCCCCTGTGCACGGGGGTCCTCCTCAAAGtcctgagagaggaagtgaaagagagataaagacaatcTCTAGAAATTAGTGTAGTTCAACAAAGCACCGCAGCTCACATTTCTTTAATCAACCTGAAATGACCAAATTCACACTGTTGTCTTTCTCTGTGACCTGTAATTGTCCTTCACTCCCTTATATAAGACAGTAATACCATCCCTCCCACTCATACTCGGTGCACCTACACAACCTCAGTGACCATATGATTGTGTGAGCTAGTCTTCCAAACTCTCTCCAAACGCTCCAGTAGCGCagctgtctctccctgtagctgaccctccctctctgtcctgttcTCTGTGTCTGAGTCTGACCTCCATACGGTCCAGTGTGGTGCGGGAGCTGCGCACACTGCTGGCTCTGAAGCTGCTCTGCTCAGACAGGGGCCCGTAGCGTAGGCCCAGCAGCTGGCTGCGCAGCCTCAGGTACTGCCTGCGCAGACCAGGCTCAAAGCCACACTTGGCGTTTTCTCTGAGAAGCTGGCTGCGCCGACGGATGTATTGCGTGCGGAACTGTGGAAACGTAGGCGTGCGGTAAGCATTGTACCTGTGGGATGGACAGAAATGGGGAGAAAGGCGTATTTGTCAAAAAAAATATTAGCAAACATTGTATGCATGTTTACCTAAACGGTATAAATATCCATTGAAGTTCACCTTGCGTCCACGGCCAACACTTGCTGCCAAACTGCAGCCATTCCACAAACACTCAGGGTTGAGGGAAAGCCACTGCCTTAGCAGATGTCAGATTCTACAGACATAAACAAGACATGAATACCTTATATTCAAAGACAATCTGATCATAagaatttagtgtgtgtgtatagtgggaCCCAGGAatcgttgtgtgtgcgtgcgtgtatttgtgtgtgagtgtctgtctgtcctacaTGGCTACGTAGAAATTGTGAACACCATCACCTATAACGTAGCTAGCAACATAAAGGACACATAGAAAGTTGGTGTGCATATGGACATCATTAAATTATATTGCCTCGATCTTACAATTAGACTTTAGCAGCAATAGTTTGTCTCATCGCGACAGAATGATTTGCTAACCCGCTAGCTACAGCTGGCTGGCGTTAGCTAGCTCAATACTGTCTGTacaaggaaaagaaaagaaactgaGCTGAAAATGAGATTGTCTTTTGTACTTCATTGCTACTATCTAATTCTACATAGAGTACTTCTTATGATTTCTCTTGCGTTGACACTATAATGAAATTCACCAATGTTAGCTCACATCTCATACCTTCCTTCCTTAGCTTCGCTCCATCGTTGGTTGGTATCTGTCAAATTTAGTCATGTGACACATGTAGATCCTGCCCAGTTGCCGGATACACTAACGTGTACACCAGTAAACTGCTACGTTGCACTGTAAAAACGAATCCCCATGATTTAGCAGTCAAATATGACCACTGGTGGCAAACCTTCTAAGATATTTGATGATACTGGAAACCAATAGCAAGACTCGATGAAAGAAAACGATGTGCAATGAGTTCAATTACTAATATCAAATTATACGAAATTGTTCTCCTACCCCCCATCACAAATACACTGAGGGCAAACTTACTCACTAAGAAATACTTTAGGATTTTTTAATGATTACAATATAATGAAATTTCTTCCTTGTTGTTGATAACAATAAGTCATTGTTtgtcctcacagtcacacaataCTGGGATTAGAAAATATGGTCGCGCGCTCAGAGGTTTCGCCTGAGCTCAGCAAAGGCCCTCAGAACGGTCCTCATTCGCAGCTGACGGGGCTCTTTGCTTGTTCCGGATGGTCTTTCTGGAAGGGGCCCCGGTGACAGGAGCATTCAGCACCCAGAGCCATAAATGAGCGAGTTGAGCGCCACATAACCATTCGCCTACATTTTCTAATAGAAGCACGGACTTTGGAACGCCGCCAAGATGCCCGGAAAAGGTGAGAAGACATTTAATTAAACATAATTCATTTAATTTGCATTGCATCTGATTGCCAAACTTGTTTTTCCATCATTGATTGCATTGCATTATCAAGAAAGATAATTTTATTCTGGCCAATTTAGAAAAATAGCCTCTAGACTTTGTCACAAACCTGTATCGATTGGAACCATTGCCAACCTCAGCAGTAGGCTATTTTTCAATAATGGATAAAATATCGGAATTAAGGAAGACATTTTTGAGCTGTTTCAATTCTAGTTTCTCTCAAATTGGCATTCTTAGGTAATAAATCGGACAAGAAATCAGCTACCAAGGTAAGAAAATCTTCACAAAAGATCAGTCTTTATGTCTGTATTATTTCTGTCATCAACCTCTgttaattttttgttgttgagaaTGTTCCAATTTTACTCTGACTAAACAGTTTAATATTTCCTGTAAAGCAACCTCAGAGTCCTAAGGAACAGCCGAAGAAAGGTGATCAGAAAGGAGATGATAACAAACAAAAGCAAGGAGGTAAGTATTTACATGATGTATGATTCCTAAACTAGTTGAGGAATAACTGCACAACTGGTTGGGGTTCAGTTATAAGCTATATAGcctttaaaaataaaatgtaggTGACCATTATGGTTTAAGTAACTTTAACTTTTCAAGCCACTTATTCTCAGTAGCCTACCAGTCATCTGTTTGCAGAGCTTGTaggtgtttgctgtgtgtttccagtaaatgtatctgtctgtgtttcatCCCCTTGCAGGAGAGCCGAAGGGAGAGAAGCAATAACTTCCAGGCATTCGTAAAGATGGCTTTGGAGACATTGCTGGGATCCTGCCACCGCAAGCATGGGGGTCCTCCGGGCAGGCAAGGATGAGAACaagctctcctcccttccccttttTTTTCCCGGACCTGCAGACAAGGCTTCTCTCTTGTCTAGTCTAACAACAGCACTCATCTGGTCTCCTCACTCTGAGGCAGAACATGAACTTGATCTCCATCCATCACTGTTGTTCACCTACCCAGTGCCAGTCCCCTCACCTTCCATcctatctccttccctccaacGCTCTGCTCTGGCCAGACTGAAGCTTGGGAAAACACACAACGTCATGTCATGCTCAGGATCTGAGCTTTAAACTGAAACCTTTACCCAAACTGTCTTTCCCTATCttagcccccctctcctccaaacTCCATTATTTGTCTAATGGTCCAATCCATTTGTATAAATACATAAGATAATAAATTACTATTTCATAAAGCAGTCCAGCAGTTGCTTCATAAATATGTTATGTCATGtggctgtaaaaaaaacaaggatGGCAATTTAGATTTCTTATAAAACTTTATTAAAAGCTCCTGTCAGTAACTTA
This genomic window contains:
- the wdr13 gene encoding WD repeat-containing protein 13 — protein: MAAVWQQVLAVDARYNAYRTPTFPQFRTQYIRRRSQLLRENAKCGFEPGLRRQYLRLRSQLLGLRYGPLSEQSSFRASSVRSSRTTLDRMEDFEEDPRAQGARGHRRSVSRGSYQLQAQMNRAVYDERPPGSLVPTSVAEASRAMAGDTTLSENYAFAGMHHIFDQHVDSAVPRLQFANDDKHLLACCSLDGTLSIMTLSPSPPSVKVTLKGHGGPVTDFAWSLSNDIIVSTSLDGTLRIWNTEDGRCIREVRDPEASELLCCTFQPMNNNLTVVGSSKHLLQVVNISTGKKVKGGSSKLTGRVLSMSFDAPGKILWAGDDRGSIFSFLFDMATGKLTKAKRLVVSEGSSICSISARSWISREARDPSLLVNACVNKLLLYRVVDNEGTLQLKRSFPIQHGSQPLHSIFCPLMSFRQGACVVTGSEDACVYFFDVERNTKAIVNKLQGHGGPVLDVSFNCDESLLASADSTGMVIIWRREQK